GACGCCTGGATTAACCCGCGGCTTACTCCAGGGCCGTCTCCTGCGGCAAAGATGTTTGGAATCTCGGTCTCGAGGTTATTGGTGAGCTTCAACTGCATGGAATAGAACTTTACCTCAACGCCGTAGAGCAGGGTATGGCGCGAGTTGACGCCGGGAGCAATTTTGTCCAATGCCTCAAGCATTTCAAGAATGTCGGAGAGATAGCGGTAGGGAAGGGCAAAGCTCAGGTCGCCGGGAGTTGCATCGGTGAGTGAGGGCCGCACAATGCCTTTTGCAATGCGTTCTTGGGTGGAGCGCCTGCCTGCCTGAAGATCTCCAAGCCTCTGTACAATTACACCCTTGCCGATGAAGTTTGCCAGCTGGGCAATATATCTTCCATAGGATATGGGCTCGTCAAAGGGCTCGGTGAAATAGGTGCTGACCAGCAGCGCGAAGTTCGTATTGTTTGTCCTCCGGTCGGTGTAGCTGTGGCCGTTGACGGTCCAGATACCTTTGAGATATTCCTTTACCACCTCGCCATAGGGATTTACACAGAAGGTCCTGACCTTGTCGTCGAATTTCTTTGAGTAAAAGACGAGCTTGGGCTCGTACGTAGCCTTTGTGAGGTGCTCCATAACAGAGGCAGGAAGCTCTACCCTTACACCGACATCAACCGGGTTTTTGAGCTGCGTGAGCTTGAGCCTGCGCGCTTCTTCTTCGAGCCACTTCGAACCCTCCCGACCCGGAGCAAGAACCAGAAAGCGGGAATAAAATGTTCTGCCGTCTTTGA
This window of the Nitrospirota bacterium genome carries:
- a CDS encoding NAD(P)/FAD-dependent oxidoreductase — protein: MNQYDVIIIGSGPAGIFAALEFLKSEKTMKVLIIEKGRDITQRKCPSIERKISCTTCPECDLLSGWGGAGAFSDGKLSLSPEVGGFLCRYMDNDSVQSMIDYVDRIYIEHGAPEEIFGDHPEEIRSMERLASKNSLELIPSKIRHIGTDRCLILLKKMKDEISRTIDIIFKAEAEQVLIEDGTYKGVTLKDGRTFYSRFLVLAPGREGSKWLEEEARRLKLTQLKNPVDVGVRVELPASVMEHLTKATYEPKLVFYSKKFDDKVRTFCVNPYGEVVKEYLKGIWTVNGHSYTDRRTNNTNFALLVSTYFTEPFDEPISYGRYIAQLANFIGKGVIVQRLGDLQAGRRSTQERIAKGIVRPSLTDATPGDLSFALPYRYLSDILEMLEALDKIAPGVNSRHTLLYGVEVKFYSMQLKLTNNLETEIPNIFAAGDGPGVSRGLIQASASGVVAAREILRRC